The DNA window TAACTTGACAATCTCGTCAAAATAGAGTTTTGCAACTTTGGGAGCTGCTGTAATCTTAGTACAAGGGATAAAATGGGTCATCTTAGAGAAGCGATCGACAACCACAAAAATAGAATCATGCTTCTTTGTAGTACGTGGAAGCCTAAATACAAACTTCATACTTACATCCTGCCATGGGCAAAAAGGAACAAGCAATGGGGTGTAAAGACCagtattctattttttatgcatAGCTAGTTGACATGTTTGACATTGACCTACCAACTTAGCTACATTTCTTTTCAAACTAGaccaaaaaaattgacattcCACCTCTTCAATGCTTTTATTTCTTCCAAAGTGTCCTGAAAGACCTCCAACATGAATCTCTCATATCAAAAACTCACGCACGGATGTTTTCGGGATATAAAGCTTATTGTCCCGAAATAAATACCCTTCTTGGAGGTGATAACCATTTACAACACGGTTATTCTTATCCTTCAAAGTCATGTATATTTCTTCAAATTCTGGGCAAGATTCATACTCCTCTTTGAGTCTCTCAAATCCAGTAATTTCAACACTTATCATGGATAACAGCATTACCCGGCGACTCAAGGCATTTGCAGTTTTATTCTCCATTCTagatttatatttcaaaacaaatgaataCTCTTGCAAATATTCAACCCAACGACCATGTCTATGATTGAGTTTCTTTTGGGAGTTGATATAGCGGAGGGCCTCATGGTCGGAGTAAAGAACAAGCTCATATGGTAGCAAATAATGATGCCAATAACGTAGGGCTTGAACCATCACATAAAACTTTTTATCATAGGTTGAGTACTTTTGTTTGGCCTGATTATGTTTCTCACTAAAGTAGCTACATGATGATGTTCCTGACTAAGTACTCCACCTAGCTATATCAACTCCTGAGGCATCACATTCTACTTCAAACACCTTAGTAAAGTCGGGGAGCAGCATCACTGGGGCCTCCATCATCTTTTTCTTAACCTCCTCAAATGTCTTATTAGCTTCTTTACTCCATTGAAACTCACCTCGTTTCAAACAATGTAATAGGCAATATGATGGTGTTAAATCCTTTGATGAAACGATGATAAATAGTCGCAAGCCCAAGAAAACTACAAACCTCATGAATAGTCTTAGGCTCTGGCCAATCTATTATCATTTGGAATTTTTGGGGATCCGTAGAGACTCCCTTACATGAAACTATAAACCCTATAAAAACCACTCGATCTGTAAGGAAAGAACACCTTTTGATATTGGCAAACAAACTTTCCTTCCGTGGGGTGGAACAAACTTGAATAAGatgatttaaatgtttttccttGGTTTGGCTATAAATAAGGATATTATCAAAATACACCACCAAGAATTTTCTCATAAATGGCCTAAACACCTATGTCATTACTCTCGTAAAAGTGCTTGGTGCATTGGAAATGCTAAAAGGCATGACTAGCCACTCATATAATCCATCCTTAGTCTTAACTCTTAAATGCAGTTTTTCATTTATCTACCGAACGGATCCTAATCTGATGATACCCACTCTTCAGGTTAATCTTAGAAAAAATTTGAGCTCATGCCATCATATTTAGCTTGTCATTCAATCAAGGAATGAGAAAACAATACTTGATTGCAATTCTATTGATGGCTCGGCTATCTATATACATTCATCATTATCCATCTTTCTTAGGTGTTAACAGAGCATGCACTGCATAAGGGCTCAAACTCTCTCGAAGAAATCTCTTTTAAACAAGCCCATAGATCATTTAActgtaagaacaattaaaactCTAAGCACTGATATTAAATTTAACGCGGAACAATGAACCAAAAGAATTAAAGCAGGAGAGAAAgaagcaaagaaagagaagaaaatgccaaaaaaagagaggaatgggggttaaaaaaatatgaaactctgcaatttttatttaattcatcaaaattatctCACAAGTTGAGAGAGAAACATTTAAATAGCATAATCATAAACTTCCAACTATTAGATTCAACCcattaattaaaactatttaatataaataaaataaaataataaaatatacccaaataaaatcaaccaaaatatAACAGGGATACCGGGGGTAATAATCCCAAAGCTCAAAGAGAAATGCAAGGGACTTACCAGCAAAGTCTTGCAAAGCTAGTGTTGATGCCAATACAAGTGCCTGCACATAGCTTATATAGGCAGAGCAGGGCTAACCTTTTCCACCTACTTTCAGAATTCCAGTGAGCAAAATGCACAGGCAATGGCAAAAAGTCCTGTCAGAAAACCGAGATTCGCGGAAAAGTGGCTATGCTGAAGGATTCAGAAAAACTGGTAgctagatttttctttctttcttttaatagtATATCAGATTTTGTTTTGCCTTTCCcattaaaacacataaaattgaaaaatcaccaCGTTCTCGACGAGCAGGCTACTGTTGGTTACCTCCATTTTTGTCTCTGTGCATATCTggaatttaagttttaataaaCCCTTGACcgtcaggggaaaaaaaataaatatttccttcttttcctgtattcataatattttacaCCAGCAAAACATGTTTCAGCAAAAAAATGTTTCGAAATGCAGGAGAGCATGGTTTTCGTATTTGCAGTGAAAGGATTGATAACATCCCTGTGGATCAGTCTGGAATGAACACCTCCATCCTTTCTTGTCGTCGGTAATTTTCTTCCTCGAATCCCATTGTGTTGACAGCTTAACTCTGATGAATTGTTCTTGATCCAATACATTACAGAAATTCATGTTTACTTCAGCATGCACATCATTTTCACTAAAACTCTTTATCAACGACAATACAATCATCATTAAAGAAGATGATTTACTATTATGAACCCTCTAAAATTCTGATCAACTAGAACGGAAGAAACACAAGGTGAAGGAAATTAGCTTAGTAAAACGGAGTTCTGCACGGTTCGCGAAACAATAGAGATAATGCCCAGCATTGCATGTCATAGGAGGACGGCAGTCCCACTACTTGACTCTTTCTTCTTCGTTCTTACGCATGCCTCCATAAACCCAAGAAGATTTCTCAGCAGTTTCTAGCCACGTTTGATTCACCACTGTCACTAAGACACTAAGATAGATTGATAGCCGTTTCAAGCAACTTTCTTCATTTGATTACCCTTgtcgtaatttttttcttgatcatgtgGGGGTTAAAGTTGGTGTTTTCATGATCTGATAAATGGCAATTTGGACTTGGGAGCTCTATTCCGACAGTCAAATGCATATTACATATCGTCTCCTTTGTAGTGCAGGAAACACATTCTTCAAGAAGACTACTAGGGGACAGAATTGTTGGGCACACGTATCCTAGGGCGTCGCCACCTCTAAAGAGCCGCTGTGTTTATGTTCGCTGAGCTTTTGCTCAGCTTCGTCCTTCATTGACAACTGCGCGTCTTTTTCAGCCATAATTATATAGCTCATAACAAGTAGCTAGAAATTTCAGTTTGGGAgacccaaaattattttttaaaaaataaaactaaaactttaaattttctaTTTGAGTTATGGaagggtaagaaaaaaaaatctttacagGAGTGGGGCCCTTGCCAGCCCCCCTAATTAAccccatttttttattaaaaaaaaacataatttttttaaaaaaattaacggcaattcattttaaaaaaaaatatcaacaatttTGTATCATGTTATAACTAGATTGATCATCGATCAAACTAGATTAAAACGACTCAATCGCCTCTATTTATAGTGAAACTAGCTCAAGTCAGATCCCAGTTCCACCCACCAGCCAGACGGGGCGGGTTTAATTAACAAGGTTTCCAGGTACTGAACTGAGTGTTCTTCCAagtctttaaatttcttttattttaaaaaagtgctTGGTGTGGATATGTTTCCATTACCATAATAAAGCACAAATCAACTTCCACAAgggataaaaaatttctttcatatAACTAATACTCTTCTCAAAATAGTGATTACAAAATATTTGCAAAATAAtacaattcaatttttgtttccCACTGAAGCACTCTTCCCTCCAAACCAAACAAACACGAGGGTTTACACgcacacaaaagaaaagggaaatcaATATACCGAGggatcaaaaagaaaatgagaacgGAAAAGAAGATAATCACTCTCACAACGCATTCTCACAGATATACAAAATACACAACAATGAATTAACCAACACCACAAACCAACAATTCCTTCCTAGACGAAACCGAACTAATCATGGCTAGCATCTATTGCAGTACCTGTTCTTGCCTGTGATATCCGATTAGCATAAATGGTCACCAAACGCAGCTGTGTACTGTTAAGCCCTTCCAAGTGCGGCAAAAATGCTTTTCCAAGCATGATATATATATCCACCAGACAGAAAACCACAGTCTGCAGCACCAAACACCAACACGTAATGTGTTaagaactagaaaacaaaaacagattCTTAGGTAGTGAAAAACCCCTGAAAGAGGATGTCAAGGTGTTTGACAGGGCACTTGGTCATTGACAAATAGCGTCATTGCCAATTAATTGTGATATGTTCggtcatcatttttttgttttatttataccCGAGCTAACGCATTTGTAAAGCGAGAAATATGAACTATCAAACAAGGACAAACAGTTCCCTATTACCTTGCGAACATCAGCACTCTGGTTTCCAAAAGCTTCAAAAAGCGCGGGCAAAAATGATGGTAACTGGACCATCAGCTCCTCTTGTGAAAGACGACCCACAAGCTGAAGTGGAAAACAAAGAGTAAAAAACAACCAATCCTTTATTAATATAGCAGAGAGTTTCCAGTTTGATACTTGAATGAAACTGTGTTTAGAGAATGAACAGACGATATGGAATCGCATAAGACATCAAAACTTAATCCTTCTCAATTTAGTCAATGGTTTAAGTGAAATACCTTAGTTAAACAGTTTATGCAGGTTACAAGAGTTTTCTCATCTTCAGTAACCAATAAAGGGACAATCACCTGTGAATCAGTTATTGCCAGTATCAGAATAATGCAAGTGTTACAGGAAACAAATCCATAAACtcttatttaagaaaaaatgagaATGTTTAGAGAGGGAGACACGGAATATCACAACCACATACACTTAAGCATCTGAATGGATCATACTGAGACAATGCAACAGTCAAGCAGTGCTCGGCTTCATTGGAAACCTGGATACGGACCAGAAACCAATGAGACATAAAGCAAAGAAGAATAATCACAGCACATGTTTGGAAAGAGAGTTACTTTTGGAACAATATCCTCTGTAACATGAAGCAGCTTCTCAATAGCAATCTCAATAGAATCTTCCATGGCATCTTTCTGGAAACatggcaagaaaaaagaaaagattttgcAATGATTATTACTAAATAAACAAAGGGAGCATTTCATTCAGAATCACATAAAGATGATGATGCACCTGATTTTTTAGCATTTCCACAATCAATGAAAGAGTAAGTTCTCGGATTGATGAATCAGAATCATCCAACACCTCCAGTACAGCCgttaaaatttgattgaagtactgaaattataaatgaatcatCAACATTAAGCTAGAACTGATATAACAGCACAAAAGTGTCTACTCGCACAAACAAGACACTTTTTCAgaagaacatgaaaaatagaATGACCATGAGAGCACAAAATGATCAATGTACGAAAACTCAATCTGCAGAAGTAGTAAGAGACAGTAAATTTTATTGCTAATCATAATGTCTACCCCCACAATGTTGCAGTGTCCCTTTTTATGATGGAAAAACACACAATCCTAATAAACTTCAGATCATAgctcttaattataattaataggaGCCACACATTATGGTTTAAATGCGCTAGAAAGACTTGAACATCCTGAAATCATTCCAGCTAAATTTGTCTAAACAAATATTACTACCAGAGTAAAGACACAAGGCACATCTACCATTATGCCCCTCACACCCCTCAATTCCAGGCCAAGTAAAGACAGATGCCAGGCTCTAAACCTGGACAGACTTCATCCCATTTGCAAAATTGCAGGTTGGACAGGGCAACCATCAGACAAAAGAGGCAGCGCCGTTGGCTATAATAACACAATCATTATCAACTTTtcgtttctttgtttttttatataaaaaattaaaatgaaattcattTTCCCAAAATCTGAACCTGTCCAATTAATTGAGGTGTCCCTCCAACATTCAACAAGAGCTGTTCGCTATGAATAATGCTAGGGGAACTTAAATCTTCAGAGATTTTCTTACTAAATGACATGGTATTTACTATATAGGAAGGTGTTTCTAATCATGGAATGTACAAATTCACATTTAAtggaaaatttataataatggATTGAGTGGTtaacaaaacaacaattacAAGATGCCATGTCATTTAGTAAAGAAGtttgcaacaacaaaaaaatgagtACCCCTAGCATTACTCTTCCACTATAAAGACAAGGAATCATGGACAAGCTTAATAAAAGATGCAAAATGCCAAGAACTAGTTTCTCAATTATGACCAAGAAGCACCCTATTGCATAATAGTGCCAGCCAGAAAAATGAGTGCGAGTGCGCGCGTgcatttgtgtgtgtgtgagaggaGGGGGGGGGCACTGAAAATGAGCATACTTTGGACCAAACAGAGGGATCGTTAGCCATAGAAGCTTCAATTAACTGCTGAAGTGCACCACGCTTGCTTGAGGTAGGGCTTTCATCATTACCATTGCATATCTAGAAACAAAAGGGAGGTGAGTATTCATTGAGAGGCTTTAtcaattatttctattaaacTAACTATGTTACTATATATAAGcatttttaatggaaaattaattatcaataagGAAACTGTTGATGTTAAATATCTCACCAGATGAAGAATTTGAGGAATGCTAGGACCAGTGTCAGCCAAAGAATTAATCTTCACAGCTGCAGGTTTATGATTATTAAGGTCCAACTCAGAAAGAACATTATTGTCATGCCCATAGCCTTCAGCAGCACGTAGAGGTTCAGAACTCATCAATCCATTAATGTCCATACCTGGGGTCAACAGCCCTTCAAAGTTAAGGCCATTGTCCATGTTTTCCAGCCGGCCAGGCCGGGATCCCAAGTTCAGACCGGTAGAACCAACCACATAATTCGAATCCCTATTTTTTGAACTATAGACATCAGTATTAGAACTAGTCTCAAAATTCTGATACAAGTTCTCCTGAGTTTCATCAGGAGCTGCTTGGCCAATACTTCCCGATATCAGGGTTGATTCTTGGGTAGAACTCCACTTCCTGCCGCCATCACTATCAACAGAACCACCAGAATACCTTCCAAAATAGTGACTCTTCTTTGATGCACCAATATATCCTTCTTCTGATGATGTTCCAACAACATCAGATGGGTCATAAGAGGACTTAGATCGCTGTCGCTCTTTCTTGCTCTGCACAAAGTTCATTAGGTCCACTTCAATACGAGGAGTGTACTGTTTAAGGGCTCGTCGCAAGGAATTTTGTTCTTCAACCGATAAactaagaatgaaattgaggaCAGCTATGGAATCAAAGTGTGAATAGACCGATATAATGCAAGTAATAGCAGCTTCCTTGAGCTtagtatttttatcatgtaCTAACGGTGTCAGCTTAGCAAGCCATAACTTCAAAATGCCAGTATTCCCAGAGCCTTCAGAGTTCATTGCATGCTTGTTAAATGAACTGAGGGCAAACTCAATAACAGCCAATTTGGCTTTTGGTGACCTCTGCTCATCTAGTGAACGGAGCAATGCTGGTAAAAGAATATCAACCCCATAAGTTTTGCTGACAATTTCCAAAGTTGTGGAGCAAGGTTGCCTGACTAGCTCCTTTGGGTCAATTAATCGGGAGAAAACATGGGGTAAGATCCGTTCCATGTAACTCTCAAATGGCTTTCGGCAAGATGGAATAATATCTGCAAGTGTCGAGAGAGCTGCTTGTGCAACTTTATGATGCGGATCATCCAGATGCTGGAAAAACAACTTCATTACCTTCTCAAAATTCTGAATTACTTCTTGAACACCTTTTGGGCCTTGCTGCAGCAAAGAATGGAGGTAATTGAAAGCAGCAACCCTAGCATTCCAGTCAGAACTTGGACTAAGTCCCTCGCTCAATGCGTCGCTGAGAGATGCTGGACCTTCTACATAACTTGACACCTCTCCAAGTGAGAGTTGACTATCATCAAAACTCTTTCGCCTGCCCGCAGACATTCGTCCAGCCACATGCTTTCTCAAAAGTGGTCTCTGGAAGTTGGGGATGTGACTGCTATGTGAATCCCTGTAGTTTAAATCTTTGTAAGGCGTGTCCATATACTGCCTGTCTACATGTGGGTTCGCAAATCGCCTAGGTTCCCTAATGTCATTGTCCTCTTCAACTGAACCTCTTTCAGAAATCCTCTTTGTTGAATATGATGAAAATGTTGGCAAAGACTCGGCTGCCATATTATTCCGATATGATAGCTTAGCAGAATCTTTGGAAGCTTGAATTTGGGTAATAATATCAGACAAGACCAAGCCACCATTGCGGTTACTGCCTTTACCAATACCAGAAGCAGTTGATTCTGCTGTCAAAGAGTTTGTGAGATGATTAGAGGCAGGAACAGATGCAGGGAATGGTGGATCACGAGATGATGGAGGGTCAACTCCTGCACTAGGGGCAATAAGAGAGAAATTTAGCCGttcacaaaacaatgtgaagCTACAGTCCTCAATCATTTTGAAATTGAGTATTCTTTTTTAGAATGATTTATTGTTGAATTAAAGAAAAGGCTTGTATACTGATAATGACAAATAATTTATGAGATTGAGGAAGAAAATTGACAGGCAAAGTCATTTGATACCTAGATCCAAACTTGATGAACGGAGAGCTGAAGGATTTTGTTTGTCGGATAATTCCAAACCTCTAAGCATGCTTTCAATTGCAGTGACCTTCTGCTTACTAGCGTGCAACACACTTTCCAGACTACGTTCAGTACCTTTACCAAGGGACTTTGCTTGTGAGAGCAAAAGACCAGAAGACAGAGATGTCCCAGAGGATAAACTTGAAGTTCTATCCATTGCAACAATAGCCGAAGTTCCATATCCAGGTACATGTGAAGCCGCAGATGCCTGAGGGGTAAATGATGTTTGAGCACTTCTATCACGGATGGAAGGAGATGCATGTCTCCTGTGCAAGCCTCCATCCTCTTCGTTAACAATCTgttccaaaaaataaagaacacatAAGGAAAATATGATCTAATCAGTGAAGTTATTAAGATAAATGCATTGGGTACACAAGAATATACCCGTTGAATAACAGGATCAAAGGACATAAATAAACGACGGGAACGCTCTGGCCAAGTTTTTGCAAACATTCTGTAGCACATCCTTGCAGTTGAGCGCACCTGCCAAGTTACATATATCAGGCACACTTCCAGAGCCTTCACAGACACATACTAAgaattaatggaaaataaggtgaaaaacaaaataagaaaaagaagtaCAAACAACAGATGCATCATACAGAGGAACTGTATGGAAGAAACTTTCCTTATTTTATGACATTTAACAACTCATCAAAGTTGATCATATAATATACATAGAACACTCATCCacttcaaatcatttttttcttgggtgtTGGAGCCTTACAGAGAAAACCAATGATtgagagaataaaagaaaagtccATAGACCAATAAAATACATCTCATGCTGAAATATATAG is part of the Populus trichocarpa isolate Nisqually-1 chromosome 2, P.trichocarpa_v4.1, whole genome shotgun sequence genome and encodes:
- the LOC7471196 gene encoding CLIP-associated protein isoform X2, whose translation is MEEALELARAKDTKERMAGVERLHQLLEACRKSLSSSETTSLVDCCLDLLKDNNFKVSQGALQALASAAVLSGDYFKLHFNALVPAVVERLGDGKQPVRDAARRLLLTLMEVSSPTIIVERAGSFAWTHRSWRVREEFARTVTSAINLFASTELPLQRAILPPILQMLNDPNPGVREAAILCIEEMYSQAGPQFRDELHRHHLPNSMMKDINARLERIEPQVRPSDGLGGNFAPVEMKPTSLHSKKSSPKAKSSTREISLFGAESDVTEKPIEPIKVYSEKELIREFEKIAATLVPEKDWTIRIAAMQRVEGLVLGGATDYPCFRGLLKQFVGPLNTQLSDRRSSVVKQACHLLCFLSKDLLGDFEACAEMFIPALFKLVVITVLVIAESADNCIKTMLRNCKVARVLPRIADCAKNDRAAVLRARCCEYALLILEHWPDAPEIQRSADLYEDLIRCCVADAMSEVRSTARMCYRMFAKTWPERSRRLFMSFDPVIQRIVNEEDGGLHRRHASPSIRDRSAQTSFTPQASAASHVPGYGTSAIVAMDRTSSLSSGTSLSSGLLLSQAKSLGKGTERSLESVLHASKQKVTAIESMLRGLELSDKQNPSALRSSSLDLESTASGIGKGSNRNGGLVLSDIITQIQASKDSAKLSYRNNMAAESLPTFSSYSTKRISERGSVEEDNDIREPRRFANPHVDRQYMDTPYKDLNYRDSHSSHIPNFQRPLLRKHVAGRMSAGRRKSFDDSQLSLGEVSSYVEGPASLSDALSEGLSPSSDWNARVAAFNYLHSLLQQGPKGVQEVIQNFEKVMKLFFQHLDDPHHKVAQAALSTLADIIPSCRKPFESYMERILPHVFSRLIDPKELVRQPCSTTLEIVSKTYGVDILLPALLRSLDEQRSPKAKLAVIEFALSSFNKHAMNSEGSGNTGILKLWLAKLTPLVHDKNTKLKEAAITCIISVYSHFDSIAVLNFILSLSVEEQNSLRRALKQYTPRIEVDLMNFVQSKKERQRSKSSYDPSDVVGTSSEEGYIGASKKSHYFGRYSGGSVDSDGGRKWSSTQESTLISGSIGQAAPDETQENLYQNFETSSNTDVYSSKNRDSNYVVGSTGLNLGSRPGRLENMDNGLNFEGLLTPGMDINGLMSSEPLRAAEGYGHDNNVLSELDLNNHKPAAVKINSLADTGPSIPQILHLICNGNDESPTSSKRGALQQLIEASMANDPSVWSKYFNQILTAVLEVLDDSDSSIRELTLSLIVEMLKNQKDAMEDSIEIAIEKLLHVTEDIVPKVSNEAEHCLTVALSQYDPFRCLSVIVPLLVTEDEKTLVTCINCLTKLVGRLSQEELMVQLPSFLPALFEAFGNQSADVRKTVVFCLVDIYIMLGKAFLPHLEGLNSTQLRLVTIYANRISQARTGTAIDASHD
- the LOC7471196 gene encoding CLIP-associated protein isoform X3 encodes the protein MHRVALIRLFVFQEMYSQAGPQFRDELHRHHLPNSMMKDINARLERIEPQVRPSDGLGGNFAPVEMKPTSLHSKKSSPKAKSSTREISLFGAESDVTEKPIEPIKVYSEKELIREFEKIAATLVPEKDWTIRIAAMQRVEGLVLGGATDYPCFRGLLKQFVGPLNTQLSDRRSSVVKQACHLLCFLSKDLLGDFEACAEMFIPALFKLVVITVLVIAESADNCIKTMLRNCKVARVLPRIADCAKNDRAAVLRARCCEYALLILEHWPDAPEIQRSADLYEDLIRCCVADAMSEVRSTARMCYRMFAKTWPERSRRLFMSFDPVIQRIVNEEDGGLHRRHASPSIRDRSAQTSFTPQASAASHVPGYGTSAIVAMDRTSSLSSGTSLSSGLLLSQAKSLGKGTERSLESVLHASKQKVTAIESMLRGLELSDKQNPSALRSSSLDLGVDPPSSRDPPFPASVPASNHLTNSLTAESTASGIGKGSNRNGGLVLSDIITQIQASKDSAKLSYRNNMAAESLPTFSSYSTKRISERGSVEEDNDIREPRRFANPHVDRQYMDTPYKDLNYRDSHSSHIPNFQRPLLRKHVAGRMSAGRRKSFDDSQLSLGEVSSYVEGPASLSDALSEGLSPSSDWNARVAAFNYLHSLLQQGPKGVQEVIQNFEKVMKLFFQHLDDPHHKVAQAALSTLADIIPSCRKPFESYMERILPHVFSRLIDPKELVRQPCSTTLEIVSKTYGVDILLPALLRSLDEQRSPKAKLAVIEFALSSFNKHAMNSEGSGNTGILKLWLAKLTPLVHDKNTKLKEAAITCIISVYSHFDSIAVLNFILSLSVEEQNSLRRALKQYTPRIEVDLMNFVQSKKERQRSKSSYDPSDVVGTSSEEGYIGASKKSHYFGRYSGGSVDSDGGRKWSSTQESTLISGSIGQAAPDETQENLYQNFETSSNTDVYSSKNRDSNYVVGSTGLNLGSRPGRLENMDNGLNFEGLLTPGMDINGLMSSEPLRAAEGYGHDNNVLSELDLNNHKPAAVKINSLADTGPSIPQILHLICNGNDESPTSSKRGALQQLIEASMANDPSVWSKYFNQILTAVLEVLDDSDSSIRELTLSLIVEMLKNQKDAMEDSIEIAIEKLLHVTEDIVPKVSNEAEHCLTVALSQYDPFRCLSVIVPLLVTEDEKTLVTCINCLTKLVGRLSQEELMVQLPSFLPALFEAFGNQSADVRKTVVFCLVDIYIMLGKAFLPHLEGLNSTQLRLVTIYANRISQARTGTAIDASHD
- the LOC7471196 gene encoding CLIP-associated protein isoform X1; translated protein: MEEALELARAKDTKERMAGVERLHQLLEACRKSLSSSETTSLVDCCLDLLKDNNFKVSQGALQALASAAVLSGDYFKLHFNALVPAVVERLGDGKQPVRDAARRLLLTLMEVSSPTIIVERAGSFAWTHRSWRVREEFARTVTSAINLFASTELPLQRAILPPILQMLNDPNPGVREAAILCIEEMYSQAGPQFRDELHRHHLPNSMMKDINARLERIEPQVRPSDGLGGNFAPVEMKPTSLHSKKSSPKAKSSTREISLFGAESDVTEKPIEPIKVYSEKELIREFEKIAATLVPEKDWTIRIAAMQRVEGLVLGGATDYPCFRGLLKQFVGPLNTQLSDRRSSVVKQACHLLCFLSKDLLGDFEACAEMFIPALFKLVVITVLVIAESADNCIKTMLRNCKVARVLPRIADCAKNDRAAVLRARCCEYALLILEHWPDAPEIQRSADLYEDLIRCCVADAMSEVRSTARMCYRMFAKTWPERSRRLFMSFDPVIQRIVNEEDGGLHRRHASPSIRDRSAQTSFTPQASAASHVPGYGTSAIVAMDRTSSLSSGTSLSSGLLLSQAKSLGKGTERSLESVLHASKQKVTAIESMLRGLELSDKQNPSALRSSSLDLGVDPPSSRDPPFPASVPASNHLTNSLTAESTASGIGKGSNRNGGLVLSDIITQIQASKDSAKLSYRNNMAAESLPTFSSYSTKRISERGSVEEDNDIREPRRFANPHVDRQYMDTPYKDLNYRDSHSSHIPNFQRPLLRKHVAGRMSAGRRKSFDDSQLSLGEVSSYVEGPASLSDALSEGLSPSSDWNARVAAFNYLHSLLQQGPKGVQEVIQNFEKVMKLFFQHLDDPHHKVAQAALSTLADIIPSCRKPFESYMERILPHVFSRLIDPKELVRQPCSTTLEIVSKTYGVDILLPALLRSLDEQRSPKAKLAVIEFALSSFNKHAMNSEGSGNTGILKLWLAKLTPLVHDKNTKLKEAAITCIISVYSHFDSIAVLNFILSLSVEEQNSLRRALKQYTPRIEVDLMNFVQSKKERQRSKSSYDPSDVVGTSSEEGYIGASKKSHYFGRYSGGSVDSDGGRKWSSTQESTLISGSIGQAAPDETQENLYQNFETSSNTDVYSSKNRDSNYVVGSTGLNLGSRPGRLENMDNGLNFEGLLTPGMDINGLMSSEPLRAAEGYGHDNNVLSELDLNNHKPAAVKINSLADTGPSIPQILHLICNGNDESPTSSKRGALQQLIEASMANDPSVWSKYFNQILTAVLEVLDDSDSSIRELTLSLIVEMLKNQKDAMEDSIEIAIEKLLHVTEDIVPKVSNEAEHCLTVALSQYDPFRCLSVIVPLLVTEDEKTLVTCINCLTKLVGRLSQEELMVQLPSFLPALFEAFGNQSADVRKTVVFCLVDIYIMLGKAFLPHLEGLNSTQLRLVTIYANRISQARTGTAIDASHD